In Streptomyces camelliae, the sequence GAACTTCATGCCGGTGGTGGGCCACACGAAGGTGCTGCCGCAGCTGCTGGCCGACACCCGGAAGATGCTGGCGGAGGCGTGGCCGGTCTAGGGCCTTGCTTTCGGACCAGGCCGGTTCGAGGCGACGGCGCCTCCCGGCCGACCCGAGTGGGGTCTGGTGCGTGGCGTGCAGATGCAAGGCGGAGGAGGCCGTGACATCAGAAGCCGAGCGTGGGGGAGAAGCCGAGCGTGGGGGAGTCGGCGAGTGACGGCAACGCCGCAGATGCGCGTGCCAGACCCCGCGACCCCGGCGAGATCCGAAAGAGAGGCCCTAGGGCCGGGGTGCCCTCTGCCGAGGGCACCGCTCACGCGTCGTACAGGTCGGCCTTCCGCGGTGTCGGGTCCTGCACATTGGTGCTGAGGAACGCCGAGCGGGCGCCGAACTTCTCCGTGTCCACGCCGTTCTCCTCCAGCACCCTGATCGCGGCCGAGTGCACCACCCGGAGCACCGGCGTGGCCGCGCGCAGCGCGTCGTCGGCCATGAAGCGGTGCCGCCAGGGCTGGTCGGCCCAGGCGTGCCGCAGGCCGAACGGCTCGGGCAGGGTGAGCGAGCCGCCGAGCCAGTTGAGCAGCGGCGGATACCAGGTCAGCGGGGCGCGCGCGGCGAGCCGTACGACCTCGTCGGTGCCTACCAGCGGCAGCTTGATCGTGCGGGTCTCCCAGGGCTTGAGCGACTTGGAGACCTCCTTGGTCGGCGCCTCCGGCTTGGAGGTGAACAGCGAGTTCACCGGACCCAGCGCGTGCCCGGTCACCTCGATGCGCAGGGTCTGGTGCAGCACCGTCACCGTGATCAGCATCGTGATGATGAGCTGGCCGTCCCACAGCGTCCACTGCACGCCCAGGTAGTGCCGGTCGCCGCTGCCGAACTGCTGCTTGTTGCAGATCTCCTGTATCGCGTGCGGCTTTACCTGGAACGCCTCGACGTCCGTGCCCTCGGGCCGGGACACCGCCGCGGCCTTCTCGCCGATCGGCGTGACGATCCAGTGCCTGATGGAGGGCTTGGGGAAGCCGCCGGTGTTCAGCGGGCCGCGCTGCAGCAGGCCGAGCTGGTCATGGATCGCGCGGACGACGTCCCAGCTGCGGAACGGGTGGATCTCCCGGGACGGGTCGGCGGGCAGCAGGTCCTCGGCGAGCTGCCAGGCGCCCCAGCGGGTGCCCATGCCGAGTATGCCCTTCGGGCCTGCGTAGAAGACCGAGTTGGACTGCTGCTCGGCGCTGAGCCGGGCCAGTGACTGCCGCAGCTCCTCGGCCGCCGTCTGGTTCGGACCGCGTGGCACGGCCTCGGGGACCTTGGCGCCGACGCTGGTGCCGGAGAGCAGGCCGTCCCAGCGGGCCCGCAGGTCCGTGGCGGTGGCTTCGCAGATCCGCTTGGCCCAATACCAGCCGATGACGGGCATGACGACGGCCAGGCGCGCATACCACGCCCAGAAGCCGGTGAACGGCATCTTGATCAGGAAGAGCACGGCGAGCACGCCGACGGCGAGGAGCAGCGCGGTGGCCAGCGATCCTGCGCGCTTGTCGTCGCGCTTGGCGATGTACGTGCGCAGCTGGAAGACGAGCAGCCAGACCAGCATGCCGGGCAGGAACAGCAGCCCGCACAGCGCCGTGACGGCGGCCAGGCGATTGTCGCGCTCGCGGCGGATGTTGTTGGCCGCGAGGCAGTGCTCGACGACGAACTGCGGTTCGGAGCCGAAGGACTGGATGAGCGCCTTGCGGCCGGGAGCGAGCATGCGCGCGATCACGGCCCGCGAGAACGCCTCACCGAGATTGGGCCGCAGCAGCGCGATCCGGCCGGACTTGACGGTCGACTGGTGCCATTCGTTGTCGGCCTTCTTGATCTCGTCGATCGGGCTGTCCCGGTATGCGGCGGAGGCCAGCGCGGAGGTCGCCGCGTAGCCGTCGCCGCCCGAGACGGGCACCTGGGGCCCGTCCCACTCCGTTCCTATCGACATTCCCGCCCCCTCGCCGCCGTGTCGCTTCTGCGGCCTTCCCGACTTCCTTGCTCCGCACACCTGTTGAACAGGTCATCGCACCGAATTGCCCGCCGGTCACCGGACGACTGCGGCATGGCGCGATCACGTGATCAGCGTATCCGCCGCCACCGACAACCGGCGGGCGGACGGCCGAAGCCGCCCGCCCGCGCGGCGATTTCGAGACGCGGTGACCTCCGGTGAACTAGGCCGTCTCGTCCGCCTGTTCGCGGATCCGTTCGGCGACCTGCGGTGGCATCGGCTCGTGCCGGGCGTACGTCCGGTCGAAGCGGGCCGTGCCGTGCGACAGCGAACGCAGGTCGACGGCGTACCGGCCGATCTCGAACTCGGGCACCTCGGCCCGGATCAGGGTCCGTCCGGAGCCTACCTGTTCGGTGCCGAGCACCCGGCCGCGCCGGCTCGACAGGTCGCTCATCACGGCGCCCACGTAGTCGTCGCCGACCAGCACGGACACCTCGGCGACCGGCTCCAGCAGATGGATCCGCGCGTCGGCCGCGGCCTCCCGCAGCGCCAGCGCGCCCGCCGTCTGGAAGGCGGCGTCGGAGGAGTCCACCGAGTGCGCCTTGCCGTCCAGCAGCGTGATCCGCACGTCCACCAGCGGGTATCCGGCGGCGACACCCTTGGCGGCCTGTGCCCGTACGCCCTTCTCGACGGACGGGATGAACTGCCGCGGTACGGCGCCGCCGACCACCTTGTCCACGAACTCGATGCCCGAGCCGCCCGGCAGCGGTTCCACCTCGATCTCGCAGATGGCGTACTGCCCGTGCCCGCCGGACTGCTTCACGTGCCGGCCGCGTCCGCTCGCCTTGTGCGCGAACGTCTCCCGCAGGGAGACCCGGTGCGGGACGACGTCGACCTGCACGCCGTAGCGGGTGCGCAGCCGTTCCAGGGCGACGTCCGCGTGGGCCTCGCCCAGGCACCACAGGACCACCTGGTGGGTGTCCTGGTTCTGCTCCAACCGCATGGTCGGGTCCTCGGCGACCAGCCGGGACAGGCCCTGCGAGAGCTTGTCCTCGTCCGCCTTGCTGTGCGCCTGGATGGCGAGCGGCAGCAGCGGGTCGGGCATCCGCCAGGGCTCCATCAGGAGCGGGTCGTCCTTCGCGGAGAGGGTGTCCCCGGTCTCGGCCCGGCCGAGCTTGGCCACGCATACCAGATCGCCGGCGACGGCGCGCGTCACCGGGCGCTGCTGCTTGCCGAAGGGCATGGACAGGGCGCCGACCTTCTCGTCGACGTCGTGGTCCTCGTGGCCGCGGTCGGTGAGGCCGTGCCCGGAGACGTGGACCGTCTGGTCGGGGCGCAGGGTGCCGGAGAAGAGGCGGACCAGGGAGACCCGGCCGACGTAGGGGTCGGAGGCGGTCTTGACGACCTCGGCGACCAGCGGGCCGGAGATGTCGCACGGCTTCAGCTCGCGCCGCTTGCCGTCGATGGTGCTCACCTCGGGCAGCATGTGCTCGAACGGCGTCGGGTAGCCGCCGGTGACCAGCTCCAGCAGCTCGACCGTGCCGAGCCCCTGCCGGGCGCCCTCGGCGGCGGGGGCGGCCGCCAGGACGGGGAAGAAGGAGCCGCGGGCGACGGCCCGCTCCAGGTCCTCGATCAGCGTTTTGACGTCGACCTGCTCGCCGCCGAGATAGCGGTCCATGAGGGTCTCGTCCTCGCTCTCGGCGATGATCCCCTCGATGAGCCGGTTGCGGGCCTCCTCGATGCCGGGCAGCTGGTCCTCGCCGGGTTCGGACTCCTTGCGCTCCCCGGTCGAGTAGTCGAACAGCTTCTGCGACAGCAGCCCGACCAGCCCGGTCACGGGCGCGTGCCCGTCGGGGCCCTCCGGGCCGCGCAGCGGCAGGTACAGCGGGAGCACGGCGTCCGGGTCGTCCCCGCCGAAGGCCTGCGCGCAGGTCCGGGTCATCTCCTCGAAGTCCGCGCGCGCGGCCTCCAGGTGCGTGATGACGATCGCGCGGGGCATCCCGACGGCCGCGCACTCCTCCCACACCATCCGGGTCGAGCCGTCCACCCCGTCCGAGGCCGAGACGACGAAGAGAGCCGCGTCCGCGGCGCGCAGACCGGCCCTCAGCTCCCCGACGAAGTCGGCGTACCCGGGGGTGTCGAGGAGGTTGATCTTGATGCCGTTCCATTCGACCGGCACCAGGGAGAGCTGTACGGACCGCTGCTGCCGGTGCTCGATCTCGTCGTAGTCCGACACGGTGCCGCCGTCCTCGACGCGGCCCGCCCGGTTCACGGCCCCCGCGGTCAGCGCGAGGGCCTCCACCAGAGTCGTCTTGCCCGAACCGGAGTGGCCGACCAGCACCACGTTCCGTACGGACGCGGGCTGGTCGGCCTCAAGAGCCCTGCCGGCGGCCCCGGGGTGGGTCTGTGTCTTGTCGCCCATGATCCTGCCTCCCGTGCACGGTGAGGTCACTGTGGGCGCGGACACGCGGGATCCGCGTGTGGTGGCGGCTCCGGCGACGCCCGCGGTTATTCGAGCTTTCCACTCCGGTCACGCTGCGTCCATACGAACGACCCGATCGCGCCACGCACGCCCCGCGCACGGCGGCGCACACCGGCTCGTGCCACGGGCTGCGGTGCCCGCCCGTCACGCACGCGCGCGCGTGGCTACGATGGGCCAGCCGGAGGTCACCAGGGCCGCGGCGACACCGACCGTCGGGAAGGCCATGCTGAACAAGTACGCGCGTGCATTCTTCACGCGTGTCCTCACACCGTTCGCCGCGTTTCTCATCCGGCGGGGGGTGAGCCCCGACACGGTCACGCTCATCGGCACGGCCGGTGTGGTGGCGGGCGCGCTGGTCTTCTACCCCCGGGGCGAGTTCTTCTGGGGCACGGTCGTCATCACCCTGTTCGTCTTCTCCGACCTGGTCGACGGCAACATGGCCCGCCAGCTGGGCCGCTCCAGCCGCTGGGGCGCCTTCCTGGACTCCACCCTCGACCGGGTCGCCGACGGCGCGATCTTCGGCGGCTTCGCGCTCTGGTACGCGGGCCACGGGAACGACAACCTGCTGTGCGCCGTGTCGATCTTCTGCCTGGCCAGCGGCCAGGTGGTGTCGTACACCAAGGCGCGCGGCGAGTCGATCGGGCTGCCGGTCGCCGTCAACGGCCTTGTCGAGCGCGCCGAGCGGCTGGTGATCTCGCTGGTCGCGGCCGGTCTCGCGGGCCTGCACACGTTCGGTGTGCCGGGCATCCAGTGGCTGCTGCCGATCGCCCTGTGGATCGTCGCCGCCGGCAGCCTGGTCACGCTGATCCAGCGGGTCGTCACTGTCCGCCGCGAGTCCGCCGAGGCGGAGGCGGCCGCTCAGGCGAGCCCCAGTGAGGCCGCGAAATGAGCACCGCGGAACGGTTCACCGACGCGCTGTACGGGCTCGGCTGGAGCGCCGTCAAGAAACTCCCCGAACCGGCCGCGGTCCGGCTCGGCCGCACCATCGCCGACCTCGCCTGGAAGCAGCGCGGCAAGGGCGTGCAGCGGCTGGAGGCCAACTACGCGCGCGTGGTGCCCGGCGCGACCCCCGAGCGCCTCGCCGAGCTGTCCCGCGCGGGCATGCGCTCGTATCTGCGCTACTGGATGGAGTCCTTCCGGCTGCCGGCCTGGAACCGTGAGCGGGTGAAGACCGGCTTCGACCCGAAGGACGTGCACCACCTGACCGACGGGCTCGCCTCGGACCGGGGCGTGATCCTCGCCCTGCCGCACATGGCCAACTACGACCTGGCCGGCGCCTGGGTCACCACCAAGCTGGAGACGCCCTTCACGACCGTCGCCGAGCGGCTGAAACCCGAGACGCTCTACGACCGTTTCGTCGCCTACCGCGAGGGCCTCGGCATGGAGGTGCTGCCGCACAGCGGGGGCTCCGCCTTCGGCACCCTGGCCCGGCGGCTGCGCGACGGCGGCCTGGTCTGCCTGGTCGCCGACCGTGACCTGTCCGCCTCCGGGGTCGAGGTCGACTTCTTCGGCGAGCGGACCCGGATGCCCGCGGGCCCGGCCCTGCTCGCCCAGCAGACCGGCGCGCTGCTGCTGCCGGTCACCCTCTGGTACGACGACTCGCCCGTCATGCGGGGGCAGGTGCATCCCCCGATCGAGGTACCGGAGTCAGGCACGCGCGCGGAGAAGACGTCTGTGATGACACAGGCGCTGGCCGATGCCTTCGCCACCGGGATCGCCGACCATCCGGAGGACTGGCACATGCTCCAGCGCTTGTGGCTCGCCGACCTCGACCCGGCGAAGGGGCCCTCGTGAGAATCGGGATCGTCTGCCCGTACTCCTGGGACGTGCCCGGGGGCGTCCAGTTCCACATCCGCGACCTCGCCGAGTACTTCATCCGGCTCGGCCACGAGGTCTCCGTCCTCGCCCCGGCCGACGACGACACCCCGCTGCCGCCGTACGTCGTCTCGGCCGGCCGCGCGGTTCCCGTGCCGTACAACGGCTCGGTGGCCCGGCTGAACTTCGGCTTCCTGTCGGCCGCGCGGGTACGGCGCTGGCTGCACGAGGGCCATTTCGACGTGGTCCACATCCACGAGCCGACCTCGCCCTCGCTGGGCCTGCTGACCTGCTGGGCCGCCCAGGGCCCGATCGTCGCCACCTTCCACACCTCCAACCCCCGCTCACGCGCGATGATCGCCGCGTACGCCATCCTCCAGGCCGCCCTGGAGAAGATCAGCGCGCGGATCGCGGTCAGCGAGTACGCCCGCCGCACCCTGGTCGAGCACCTCGGCGGGGACGCGGTGGTCATCCCCAACGGCGTCGACGTGGACTTCTTCGCCAAGGCCGAGCCGAAGCCGGAGTGGCAGGCCGACACGATCGGTTTCATCGGCCGTATCGACGAGCCCCGCAAGGGCCTGCCGGTGCTGATGAAGGCCCTGCCGAAGATTCTGGCCGCCCGCCCGCAGACCCGCCTGCTGGTCGCGGGCCGCGGCGACGAGGAGGCCGCCGTCGAGGACCTCCCGCAGGAGCTGCGCGCACGCGTGGAGTTCCTCGGCATGATCAGCGACGAGGACAAGGCGCGCCTCCTGCGCAGCGTCGACCTGTACGTCGCGCCCAACACCGGCGGCGAGAGCTTCGGCATCATCCTCGTCGAGGCGATGTCGGCGGGCGCCCCCGTGCTCGCCTCCGACCTGGACGCCTTCGTCCAGGTCCTCGACCAGGGCGAGGCGGGCGAGGTCTTCGCCAACGCGGACGCCGACGCACTCGCCGAGGCGGCCGTACGCCTCCTGGACGACCCCGCCCGCCGTACCGAGCTCCGCAAACACGGCAGCGCCCACGTACGGCGCTTCGACTGGTCCACGGTCGGCGCGGACATCCTGTCGGTCTACGAGACGGTCACGGCAGGCGCGGCGGCGGTCGCGGCCGACGAACGCACGACCGGACTGCGGGCACGGTTCGGGCTGGCGAGGGACTGAGGGACGGGCGACCCGGACCGGCGGTGTCCGGCCGCGCTCGTGCGTGGGTGTTCCGGTCCCGCCGGCAGCGGCGTTGGCCGAGGCCGGCGGTCTGGGCCCGGCACGGTCCCCCGGGGCCGGCGCCCGATCGGCGTGAGGGGCGTGCGGCGGCCGGCGCGGGACTGACGCCGAGGGCGCCTGCGCGCAGCCGATAGCCTTCCCGCGTGACCGCAACCCTCATCTGGATCCTCGTCGTCCTCGTCGCGATCGGCGTCTACCTGAGCTGGACGGCCGGGCGGCTGGACCGGCTGCACGTGCGGATGGACGCCGCGCGGGCCGCGCTCGACGCGCAGCTGCTGCGGCGCGCCTCCGTGACGCAGGAACTGGCCACCTCGGGCGTGCTGGACCCGGCCGCCTCGATCGTGCTGTACGAGGCGGCGCACGCGGCCCGGCAGGCCGAGGAGGAGCAGCGGGAGGTCGCGGAGAGCGAGCTGAGCCAGGCGCTGCGCGCGGTCTTCGAGGTCCCGGCCCAGGTGGAGGCCGTACGCGAGGCCCCCGGCGGTGAGGCGGCGGCCCATGAGCTGGCCGAGGCCGTCCGCCGCGTCCCGATGGCCCGCCGCTTCCACAACGACGCCGTGGGCGCCGCCCGCAGGCTCCGTGAGCACCGCAAGGTCCGCTGGTTCCGGCTCGCCGGCCACGCCCCGTTCCCGCTGGCCTTCGAGATGGACGACGAGCCGCCCGCGGCCCTGGTGGAGCGGGACGTCTGAACCCCGGGGGGACCCTCCCTGGACGAAAAGGATCCACCGGCTGTCCATTGGCCCTTGCTGTGGCCTGGTCCACTCGCGTTTCCTCTCTGAGGCAGTAACCCTCTTTCCCTTCAGTGAGGTCATCCGTGTCCACCATCGAGAACCAGGCTCCCGAGACCGGCACCGCGCGCGTGAAGCGCGGCATGGCCGAGCAGCTCAAGGGCGGCGTGATCATGGACGTCGTCACGCCGGAGCAGGCGAAGATCGCCGAGGATGCGGGCGCCGTCGCCGTCATGGCCCTGGAGCGGGTCCCGGCCGACATCCGCAAGGACGGCGGCGTGGCCCGTATGTCCGACCCGGACATGATCGAGGGCATCATCGAGGCCGTCTCCATCCCGGTCATGGCCAAGTCCCGGATCGGCCACTTCGTCGAGGCCCAGGTCCTCCAGTCCCTCGGCGTCGACTACATCGACGAGTCCGAGGTCCTCACCCCGGCCGACGAGGTCAACCACTCCGACAAGTGGGCCTTCACCACCCCCTTCGTGTGTGGTGCCACCAACCTGGGCGAGGCCCTGCGCCGCATCGCCGAGGGCGCCGCGATGATCCGCTCCAAGGGCGAGGCCGGCACCGGCAACGTCGTCGAGGCCGTGCGCCACCTGCGCCAGATCAAGAACGAGATCGCCAAGCTGCGCGGCTTCGACAACCACGAGCTGTACGCCGCCGCCAAGGAGCTGCGCGCCCCGTACGAGCTGGTCAAGGAGGTCGCCGAGCTGGGCAAGCTCCCCGTCGTGCTGTTCTCCGCCGGCGGCGTGGCCACCCCGGCCGACGCGGCCCTGATGCGCCAGCTCGGCGCCGAGGGCGTCTTCGTGGGCTCCGGCATCTTCAAGTCCGGCGACCCGGCCAAGCGCGCCGCCGCCATCGTCAAGGCCACCACCTTCTACGACGACCCCAAGATCATCGCGGACGCGTCCCGCAACCTTGGCGAGGCCATGGTCGGCATCAACTGCGACACCCTCCCCGAGACCGAGCGCTACGCCAACCGCGGCTGGTAAGCGCCACATGTCCGACGAAGCCCCTGTCATAGGCGTCCTGGCCCTCCAGGGCGACGTACGGGAGCACCTCATCGCCCTGGCCGCGGCAGACGCCGTGGCCAGGCCGGTGCGGCGCCCCGAGGAACTCGCCGAGGTCGACGGTCTCGTCCTGCCCGGCGGCGAGTCCACCACTATCTCCAAGCTCGCCATCCTGTTCGGCGTGATGGAGCCCCTCCGCGCGCGCGTGCAGGACGGCATGCCCGTCTACGGCACCTGCGCGGGCATGATCATGCTCGCCGACAAGATCCTCGACCCGCGCTCGGGCCAGGAGACCATCGGCGGCATCGACATGATCGTGCGCCGCAACGCCTTCGGCCGCCAGAACGAGTCCTTCGAGGCCGAGGTCGACGTGAAGGGCGTCCCGGGCGATCCTGTGGAGGGCGTCTTCATCCGCGCCCCCTGGGTGGAGTCCGTGGGCGCCGGGGCCGAGGTGCTCGCCGAGCACGACGGCCACATCGTCGCCGTCCGCCAGGGCAATGCGCTCGCCACGTCGTTCCACCCGGAACTGACCGGCGACCACCGCGTGCACTCCCTGTTCGTGGACATGGTGCGCGCGAACCGGGCGGCTGAGTCCTTGTAGGATCTCTGGCGTTCGTTATGTAGAGGGTTACGCGAAGGAGACAGGCAGATGTCCGGCCACTCTAAATGGGCTACGACGAAGCACAAGAAGGCCGTGATCGACGCCAAGCGCGGCAAGCTCTTCGCGAAGCTGATCAAGAACATCGAGGTCGCGGCGCGCATGGGCGGCGTCGACCTCGATGGCAACCCGACGCTCTACGACGCCGTCCAGAAGGCCAAGAAGCAGTCGGTCCCGAACAAGAACATCGACTCCGCGATCAAGCGCGGTGGTGGTCTTGAGGCCGGCGGCGCCGACTACGAGACGATCATGTACGAGGGCTACGGCCCCAACGGTGTCGCGGTGCTCATCGAGTGCCTCACCGACAACCGCAATCGCGCCGCCTCCGACGTCCGTGTCGCCATGACCCGCAACGGCGGCTCCATGGCCGACCCGGGCTCCGTGTCGTACATGTTCAGCCGCAAGGGTGTCGTCATCGTCCCCAAGGGCGAGCTCACCGAGGACGACGTGCTCGGTGCCGTCCTGGACGCGGGTGCCGAGGAGGTCAACGACCTCGGCGAGACCTTCGAGGTCATCAGCGAGGCCACCGACCTGGTCGCGGTCCGCACCGCCCTCCAGGAGGCCGGCATCGACTACGACTCCGCCGAGTCCAGTTTCGTGCCGTCCGTCCAGGTCGAGCTGGACGAGGAGGGCGCCAAGAAGATCTTCAAGCTGATCGACGCGCTGGAGGACAGCGACGACGTGCAGAACGTCTTCGCGAACTTCGACGTCAGCGACGAGATCATGGAGAAGGTCGACGCGTAACGCGCACGGCTTGCCGACGGGCCGACGGGACACACCCCGTCGGCCCGTCGCGTTGTACGGCGTTGTCAGTGGCACCCGATAGCCTGCACAAACAGGTGAGCGAAAGCCTGTGAACGAGCGGTCGATGGGAGGGGCGCGGTGCGCGTACTGGGGGTGGACCCCGGACTGACCCGGTGCGGTGTCGGCGTCGTCGAGGGGGTCGCGGGGCGCCCGCTGACGATGCTCGGCGTCGGTGTCGTACGCACGCCCGTGGACGCCGACCTGAGCCACCGGCTGCTCGCCGTCGAACAGGGCATCGAGCAGTGGCTGGACGAGCACCGGCCGGAGTTCGTCGCCGTGGAGCGTGTCTTCAGCCAGCACAATGTGCGCACGGTGATGGGCACCGCCCAGGCCAGCGCCGTCGCCATGCTGTGCGCCGCCCGGCGCGGCATCCCCGTCGCCCTGCACACCCCGAGCGAGGTCAAGGCGGCCGTCACCGGCAGCGGACGCGCCGACAAGGCGCAGGTCGGGGCCATGGTCACCCGGCTGCTCCGGCTCGCCGCGCCGCCCAAGCCGGCCGACGCCGCCGACGCCCTCGCGCTCGCCATCTGCCACATCTGGCGCGCCCCCGCGCAGAACCGGCTCCAGCAGGCGGTCGCCCGCCACACAGCCCACGCAACGAAAGGCCGTACGGCATGATCGCCTTCGTCAGCGGCACGGTCGCCGCCCTCGCCCCCGACGCAGCGGTCGTCGAGGTCGGCGGGGTCGGCATGGCCGTCCAGTGCACGCCGAACACGCTGTCCACGCTCCGCATGGGACAGCCCGCCAAGCTGCACACCTCCCTCGTGGTCCGCGAGGACTCGCTGACCCTGTACGGCTTCGGCGGCGACGACGAGCGCCAGGTCTTCGAGCTGCTCCAGACCGCCAGCGGCGTCGGCCCGCGCCTGGCCCAGGCGATGCTCGCCGTGCACACCCCGGACGCGCTGCGCCGCGCCGTCGCCACGGGTGACGAGAAGGCCCTGACCGCCGTCCCGGGCATCGGCAAGAAGGGCGCGCAGAAGCTGCTGCTGGAGCTGAAGGACCGGCTCGGCGAACCGATCGGCGCCCCCGTGGTCGGCGCCCCGGTCACCCAGGGCTGGCGGGACCAGCTGCACGCGGCCCTCATCGGCCTCGGCTACGCCACCCGCGAGGCCGACGAGGCGGTCACCGCCGTGGCCCCCCAGGCCGAGGCTGCGGGCGGCACCCCGCAGGTCGGCCAGTTGCTGAAGGCCGCCCTGCAGACCCTGAACCGCGCCCGCTGACCCTCACGACGCCGACCCCACGACGATCGAGGCACACGCTGTGCCTTCCCGGGGCAGGCAGCATCCGACAGCGGCCTCCGGCCGCGGGCCGGACTCGCGGCCGACAGACTCACCCGGCACACCCGGCTAGGAGAATTCAGTGAACTGGGACGACACCGCCGACACCCCCGCCCCCGAGCGGCTTGTCGGTGCGTCTGCCGATCGGGAGGACCAGGCCGTCGAGGCCGCCCTGCGCCCCAAGGACCTCGGCGAGTTCATCGGCCAGGAGAAGGTCCGCGAACAGCTCGACCTGGTGCTGCGGGCGGCACGCGCGCGTGGCGCCACCGCCGACCATGTGCTGCTCTCCGGTGCGCCGGGCCTCGGCAAGACCACCCTGTCGATGATCATCGCGGCGGAGATGGGTGCCCCCATCCGCATCACCTCGGGCCCCGCCATCCAGCACGCCGGCGACCTCGCCGCGATCCTCTCCTCCCTCCAGGAGGGCGAGGTCCTCTTCCTCGACGAGATCCACCGCATGTCCCGGCCCGCCGAGGAGATGCTGTACATGGCGATGGAGGACTTCCGCGTCGACGTCATCGTCGGCAAGGGCCCCGGCGCCACCGCCATCCCGCTCGAACTGCCGCCGTTCACCCTGGTCGGCGCCACCACGCGCGCGGGCCTGCTGCCGCCCCCGCTGCGCGACCGCTTCGGCTTCACCGCGCACATGGAGTTCTACGAGCCGCACGAGCTGGAGCGGGTCGTGCACCGCTCGGCGAACCTGCTGGACGTCGACATCGAGCCGGACGGCGCCGCCGAGATCGCCGGCCGCTCCCGCGGCACGCCGCGTATCGCCAACCGCCTGCTGCGCCGGGTCCGCGACTACGCGCAGGTCAAGGCTGACGGCCTGATCACCCGGGAGATCGCCGCGGCGGCCCTCGCCGTCTACGAGGTCGACGCCCGTGGCCTCGACCGGCTGGACCGCGCGGTCCTGCAAGCCCTGCTGAAACTGTTCGGCGGCGGCCCGGTCGGCCTGTCCACGCTCGCCGTCGCGGTGGGGGAGGAGCGGGAGACCGTCGAGGAGGTCGCCGAACCGTTCCTCGTCCGCGAGGGCCTGCTCGCCCGCACCCCGCGCGGCCGGGTCGCCACGCCCGCCGCATG encodes:
- a CDS encoding elongation factor G-like protein EF-G2 — its product is MGDKTQTHPGAAGRALEADQPASVRNVVLVGHSGSGKTTLVEALALTAGAVNRAGRVEDGGTVSDYDEIEHRQQRSVQLSLVPVEWNGIKINLLDTPGYADFVGELRAGLRAADAALFVVSASDGVDGSTRMVWEECAAVGMPRAIVITHLEAARADFEEMTRTCAQAFGGDDPDAVLPLYLPLRGPEGPDGHAPVTGLVGLLSQKLFDYSTGERKESEPGEDQLPGIEEARNRLIEGIIAESEDETLMDRYLGGEQVDVKTLIEDLERAVARGSFFPVLAAAPAAEGARQGLGTVELLELVTGGYPTPFEHMLPEVSTIDGKRRELKPCDISGPLVAEVVKTASDPYVGRVSLVRLFSGTLRPDQTVHVSGHGLTDRGHEDHDVDEKVGALSMPFGKQQRPVTRAVAGDLVCVAKLGRAETGDTLSAKDDPLLMEPWRMPDPLLPLAIQAHSKADEDKLSQGLSRLVAEDPTMRLEQNQDTHQVVLWCLGEAHADVALERLRTRYGVQVDVVPHRVSLRETFAHKASGRGRHVKQSGGHGQYAICEIEVEPLPGGSGIEFVDKVVGGAVPRQFIPSVEKGVRAQAAKGVAAGYPLVDVRITLLDGKAHSVDSSDAAFQTAGALALREAAADARIHLLEPVAEVSVLVGDDYVGAVMSDLSSRRGRVLGTEQVGSGRTLIRAEVPEFEIGRYAVDLRSLSHGTARFDRTYARHEPMPPQVAERIREQADETA
- the pgsA gene encoding phosphatidylinositol phosphate synthase, which translates into the protein MGQPEVTRAAATPTVGKAMLNKYARAFFTRVLTPFAAFLIRRGVSPDTVTLIGTAGVVAGALVFYPRGEFFWGTVVITLFVFSDLVDGNMARQLGRSSRWGAFLDSTLDRVADGAIFGGFALWYAGHGNDNLLCAVSIFCLASGQVVSYTKARGESIGLPVAVNGLVERAERLVISLVAAGLAGLHTFGVPGIQWLLPIALWIVAAGSLVTLIQRVVTVRRESAEAEAAAQASPSEAAK
- a CDS encoding phosphatidylinositol mannoside acyltransferase, coding for MSTAERFTDALYGLGWSAVKKLPEPAAVRLGRTIADLAWKQRGKGVQRLEANYARVVPGATPERLAELSRAGMRSYLRYWMESFRLPAWNRERVKTGFDPKDVHHLTDGLASDRGVILALPHMANYDLAGAWVTTKLETPFTTVAERLKPETLYDRFVAYREGLGMEVLPHSGGSAFGTLARRLRDGGLVCLVADRDLSASGVEVDFFGERTRMPAGPALLAQQTGALLLPVTLWYDDSPVMRGQVHPPIEVPESGTRAEKTSVMTQALADAFATGIADHPEDWHMLQRLWLADLDPAKGPS
- a CDS encoding glycosyltransferase family 4 protein, whose translation is MRIGIVCPYSWDVPGGVQFHIRDLAEYFIRLGHEVSVLAPADDDTPLPPYVVSAGRAVPVPYNGSVARLNFGFLSAARVRRWLHEGHFDVVHIHEPTSPSLGLLTCWAAQGPIVATFHTSNPRSRAMIAAYAILQAALEKISARIAVSEYARRTLVEHLGGDAVVIPNGVDVDFFAKAEPKPEWQADTIGFIGRIDEPRKGLPVLMKALPKILAARPQTRLLVAGRGDEEAAVEDLPQELRARVEFLGMISDEDKARLLRSVDLYVAPNTGGESFGIILVEAMSAGAPVLASDLDAFVQVLDQGEAGEVFANADADALAEAAVRLLDDPARRTELRKHGSAHVRRFDWSTVGADILSVYETVTAGAAAVAADERTTGLRARFGLARD
- the pdxS gene encoding pyridoxal 5'-phosphate synthase lyase subunit PdxS, with amino-acid sequence MSTIENQAPETGTARVKRGMAEQLKGGVIMDVVTPEQAKIAEDAGAVAVMALERVPADIRKDGGVARMSDPDMIEGIIEAVSIPVMAKSRIGHFVEAQVLQSLGVDYIDESEVLTPADEVNHSDKWAFTTPFVCGATNLGEALRRIAEGAAMIRSKGEAGTGNVVEAVRHLRQIKNEIAKLRGFDNHELYAAAKELRAPYELVKEVAELGKLPVVLFSAGGVATPADAALMRQLGAEGVFVGSGIFKSGDPAKRAAAIVKATTFYDDPKIIADASRNLGEAMVGINCDTLPETERYANRGW
- the pdxT gene encoding pyridoxal 5'-phosphate synthase glutaminase subunit PdxT, which produces MSDEAPVIGVLALQGDVREHLIALAAADAVARPVRRPEELAEVDGLVLPGGESTTISKLAILFGVMEPLRARVQDGMPVYGTCAGMIMLADKILDPRSGQETIGGIDMIVRRNAFGRQNESFEAEVDVKGVPGDPVEGVFIRAPWVESVGAGAEVLAEHDGHIVAVRQGNALATSFHPELTGDHRVHSLFVDMVRANRAAESL
- a CDS encoding YebC/PmpR family DNA-binding transcriptional regulator, which codes for MSGHSKWATTKHKKAVIDAKRGKLFAKLIKNIEVAARMGGVDLDGNPTLYDAVQKAKKQSVPNKNIDSAIKRGGGLEAGGADYETIMYEGYGPNGVAVLIECLTDNRNRAASDVRVAMTRNGGSMADPGSVSYMFSRKGVVIVPKGELTEDDVLGAVLDAGAEEVNDLGETFEVISEATDLVAVRTALQEAGIDYDSAESSFVPSVQVELDEEGAKKIFKLIDALEDSDDVQNVFANFDVSDEIMEKVDA